A DNA window from Syngnathus typhle isolate RoL2023-S1 ecotype Sweden linkage group LG2, RoL_Styp_1.0, whole genome shotgun sequence contains the following coding sequences:
- the aar2 gene encoding protein AAR2 homolog, producing MARSSSVDMDPDVARRLFEEGATLVLLGVPQGTEFGIDCKSWKVGPRFQGIKMIPPGLHFLNYCSVNPPSCGGEVGPKTGLFLSLKPRDLLLANWNPKEEDFDFSATQNEEEVSRVRANLQDLDPYLGPYPYEVMRKWVSLTDRLSEELAKNLQPLSGRVCAFSDVIPETEFRHTKDRAEQPRNDTACQTMREGLDRLPKMKQREGTQLRFSVILEKTYPAGATPAQITQCSLDFTYALETVLNEKHQERPLDLLGELQFAFVCFLMGNVYEGFEHWKRLLSLLCRAETAMQKHKELYLGLIAVLYHQLGEIPPDFFVDIVSQDNFLTSTLQDFFQMASGPGVDVALRKRAEKFKAHLTKKFSWDFDADLDEYSPVVVDLPEGFTVD from the exons ATGGCTCGCAGTAGCAGTGTAGACATGGACCCCGATGTTGCTCGGAGGCTGTTTGAGGAGGGGGCCACCCTGGTCCTGCTTGGAGTCCCTCAGGGCACAGAATTTGGCATTGACTGCAAAAGTTGGAAGGTTGGTCCACGCTTCCAGGGTATTAAGATGATCCCCCCAGGGCTGCACTTTCTCAACTACTGCTCTGTCAACCCACCAAGCTGTGGAGGAGAAGTTGGCCCAAAGACCGGCTTGTTTCTCAGTCTGAAACCAAGAGACCTCCTATTGGCTAACTGGAACCCCAAAGAAGAGGATTTTGACTTCTCCGCCACCCAGAATGAGGAGGAAGTGAGCAGAGTCCGAGCAAATTTGCAAGATCTGGACCCATACCTTGGGCCTTATCCTTATGAGGTGATGAGAAAGTGGGTGTCCCTCACAGACCGACTGAGTGAGGAGCTGGCCAAAAACTTGCAGCCGCTCTCCGGACGGGTATGTGCCTTCAGCGATGTTATTCCCGAGACAGAGTTCCGACACACAAAGGACCGGGCCGAGCAGCCGAGGAACGACACGGCCTGCCAGACCATGAGGGAGGGACTGGATAGGCTTCCCAAGATGAAGCAGAGGGAGGGGACACAACTACGCTTTTCTGTCATCCTAGAGAAGACTTACCCAGCAGGGGCCACACCCGCCCAGATAACCCAGTGCAGCCTGGACTTCACCTACGCCCTGGAGACTGTGCTCAACGAGAAGCACCAAGAGAGGCCTCTCGACCTGCTTG GTGAGCTGCAGTTTGCCTTTGTGTGCTTCTTGATGGGAAACGTGTACGAGGGCTTCGAGCACTGGAAGCGCCTTCTGAGCCTTCTGTGTCGAGCTGAGACGGCCATGCAGAAGCACAAGGAGCTCTACTTGGGGCTCATCGCCGTGCTCTACCACCAGCTAGGAGAAATCCCTCCTGACTTCTTTGTGGACATTGTTTCTCAGGACAACTTCCTCACCTCCACTCTGCAG GACTTTTTCCAGATGGCCAGCGGACCCGGAGTGGATGTAGCGCTCCGCAAAAGAgcggagaagtttaaagcccaCCTGACTAAGAAGTTTTCCTGGGATTTTGACGCAGACTTGGACGAGTATTCGCCTGTGGTGGTGGATCTTCCCGAGGGTTTCACTGTGGACTGA
- the LOC133143116 gene encoding coiled-coil domain-containing protein 74A-like — protein sequence MIMDAPKQSQVGVGPGVQMRRNMGDYAEVHGPYRANRGYSASLQPLQVHNGLSNPPRASTLRECELIIRQLYNTNSLQSQQIVRYKELLKDIGLNKRITPENYNLTKAFLADDICKFSDNTFPKLDLKTEKTTAVGLPALTQGLNSSVAERQRRNRAVHRSHVKGTVR from the exons ATGATTATGGATGCacccaagcaaagccaagtagGTGTTGGACCTGGCGTTCAAATGCGAAG AAACATGGGAGACTATGCCGAGGTTCACGGACCCTACAGAGCCAATCGCGGGTATTCAGCCTCGCTGCAgcctctccaagtccacaacggTCTGTCTAATCCACCGCGTGCGTCCACCCTGAGGGAATGTGAGCTCATCATCCGTCAGCTGTACAACACCAACAGTTTACAGTCCCAGCAA ATTGTGCGCTACAAGGAGTTGCTGAAAGATATTGGGCTCAACAAGAGAATCACCCCCGAAAACTACAACCTGACCAAAGCCTTCCTTGCGGATGATATTTG CAAATTCTCTGACAACACATTTCCGAAACTGGAtctgaaaacagaaaaaac GACCGCCGTTGGCCTCCCGGCGCTCACGCAGGGCCTCAACTCATCTGTGGCGGAGCGCCAGAGACGGAATCGCGCCGTGCACAGAAGCCACGTCAAGGGCACGGTGCGATGA
- the LOC133143104 gene encoding NF-kappa-B inhibitor zeta-like isoform X3, giving the protein MSRADLQKRKRLLDEIPVNPPKIPPCAYQPGPEPPPPQEYQLTLFQWQIQQEARKFEGVAPELLSKQDADGDTCLHIAVAQGRRALAYMLASKMAVYGALETPLQVAAAANQHLIVGDLLEHGANVNTADLWGRSPLHICAEKGFHLCLQVWS; this is encoded by the exons ATGTCTAGGGCTGACCTCCAGAAAAGGAAACGTTTGCTGGATGAAATCCCTGTAAATCCACCGAAGATCCCTCCTTGCGCCTACCAGCCTGGTCCTGAGCCACCCCCTCCCCAGGAGTATCAGCTCACATTATTTCAGTGGCAAATCCAACAAGAAGCGCGCAAGTTTGAAGGAGTCGCTCCCGAGTTGCTGAGCAAACAAGATGCCGACGGTGACAC ATGTCTTCACATAGCTGTGGCCCAAGGCAGAAGAGCTCTGGCCTACATGCTTGCTTCCAAGATGGCCGTCTACGGTGCTTTAGAG ACGCCGCTTCAGGTGGCCGCGGCAGCCAATCAGCACCTCATCGTAGGTGACCTGCTAGAGCACGGAGCAAATGTCAACACCGCAGACTTGTGGGGGCGCTCCCCTCTGCACATTTGCGCTGAGAAAGGATTCCACCTCTGTCTTCAGGTTTGGAGTTGA
- the LOC133143104 gene encoding NF-kappa-B inhibitor zeta-like isoform X2, with amino-acid sequence MSRADLQKRKRLLDEIPVNPPKIPPCAYQPGPEPPPPQEYQLTLFQWQIQQEARKFEGVAPELLSKQDADGDTCLHIAVAQGRRALAYMLASKMAVYGALEVKEHNGKTPLQVAAAANQHLIVGDLLEHGANVNTADLWGRSPLHICAEKGFHLCLQVWS; translated from the exons ATGTCTAGGGCTGACCTCCAGAAAAGGAAACGTTTGCTGGATGAAATCCCTGTAAATCCACCGAAGATCCCTCCTTGCGCCTACCAGCCTGGTCCTGAGCCACCCCCTCCCCAGGAGTATCAGCTCACATTATTTCAGTGGCAAATCCAACAAGAAGCGCGCAAGTTTGAAGGAGTCGCTCCCGAGTTGCTGAGCAAACAAGATGCCGACGGTGACAC ATGTCTTCACATAGCTGTGGCCCAAGGCAGAAGAGCTCTGGCCTACATGCTTGCTTCCAAGATGGCCGTCTACGGTGCTTTAGAGGTGAAAGAGCACAATGGGAAG ACGCCGCTTCAGGTGGCCGCGGCAGCCAATCAGCACCTCATCGTAGGTGACCTGCTAGAGCACGGAGCAAATGTCAACACCGCAGACTTGTGGGGGCGCTCCCCTCTGCACATTTGCGCTGAGAAAGGATTCCACCTCTGTCTTCAGGTTTGGAGTTGA
- the LOC133143104 gene encoding NF-kappa-B inhibitor zeta-like isoform X1, giving the protein MSRADLQKRKRLLDEIPVNPPKIPPCAYQPGPEPPPPQEYQLTLFQWQIQQEARKFEGVAPELLSKQDADGDTCLHIAVAQGRRALAYMLASKMAVYGALEVKEHNGKVAELLSVAIKSLHNFTNTPLQVAAAANQHLIVGDLLEHGANVNTADLWGRSPLHICAEKGFHLCLQVWS; this is encoded by the exons ATGTCTAGGGCTGACCTCCAGAAAAGGAAACGTTTGCTGGATGAAATCCCTGTAAATCCACCGAAGATCCCTCCTTGCGCCTACCAGCCTGGTCCTGAGCCACCCCCTCCCCAGGAGTATCAGCTCACATTATTTCAGTGGCAAATCCAACAAGAAGCGCGCAAGTTTGAAGGAGTCGCTCCCGAGTTGCTGAGCAAACAAGATGCCGACGGTGACAC ATGTCTTCACATAGCTGTGGCCCAAGGCAGAAGAGCTCTGGCCTACATGCTTGCTTCCAAGATGGCCGTCTACGGTGCTTTAGAGGTGAAAGAGCACAATGGGAAGGTAGCGGAGCTCCTCTCGGTCGCCATCAAGTCTCTTCACAATTTTACAAAT ACGCCGCTTCAGGTGGCCGCGGCAGCCAATCAGCACCTCATCGTAGGTGACCTGCTAGAGCACGGAGCAAATGTCAACACCGCAGACTTGTGGGGGCGCTCCCCTCTGCACATTTGCGCTGAGAAAGGATTCCACCTCTGTCTTCAGGTTTGGAGTTGA